In Papaver somniferum cultivar HN1 chromosome 1, ASM357369v1, whole genome shotgun sequence, a genomic segment contains:
- the LOC113331325 gene encoding uncharacterized protein LOC113331325, with protein MAERDSDDFDAPEEVSVQQGLKQVEELQKAERESKTRIAQEGKERRRRWAQRKTPRKSKDDGAVNELTETEPEQEDKHNLGTLPTDIVDLLVEREKHVFLPDPEEEKTNENSKRKKRKAKTFGPNMVILKDISPAQCLQNSLDFLKKRKMQVKRSSSVLKNSSQALRLISTSGLLNKE; from the exons ATGGCAGAAAGGGATTCCGACGACTTTGATGCTCCTGAGGAAGTCTCAGTCCAACAG GgtttaaaacaagttgaggagcTCCAGAAAGCTGAGAGAGAAAGCAAGACCAG GATTGCTCAAGAAGGTAAAGAGCGGAGAAGACGCTGGGCTCAGAGAAAAACAcctcgaaaatcaaaagatgacgGAGCTGTCAATGAACTGACAGAAACTGAACCAGAACAGGAGGACAAGCATAACCTTGGAACACTTCCAACCGACATTGTTGATCTGCTTGTTGAGCGTGAGAA ACACGTCTTTTTACCAGATCCTGAggaagagaaaaccaatgaaaacAGTAAGCGAAAAAAGAGAAAGGCGAAAACCTTCGG GCCAAATATGGTGATTTTGAAGGATATATCCCCAGCTCAGTGCTTGCAGAACTCCTTGGATTTTCTTAAGAAGAGAAAAATGCAGGTTAAAAGGTCATCTTCTGTTTTGAAAAACTCCAGTCAGGCATTACGCCTCATCTCAACGAGCGGTTTGTTAAATAAGGAATAA